Proteins encoded by one window of Ictidomys tridecemlineatus isolate mIctTri1 chromosome 7, mIctTri1.hap1, whole genome shotgun sequence:
- the Znf251 gene encoding zinc finger protein 251 isoform X3, translated as MTQLSSLPFITGIDIHRLLHLTTADSDTGTEKELSILNQECSEDVKSPAFVSRRFSRANSQTPVFQDPWDLEGKGEGSLGNTAGQSLKKPHLHKRVFREESVLCREQPPRESVQECSLNVDRHLNTNQNVVRLQRNKTGERVFKCDICSKTFKYNSDLRRHHRRHTGEKPYECSWCGRAFTHSASLILHRRVHTGSKPFKCEECGKTFGLNSYLILHRRIHTGERPFGCSECGKAFSRSSSLIQHRVIHTGQKPHKCEECGKAFSQSPQLTQHQRIHTGEKPHKCSQCGKAFSRSSSLIQHQRIHTGEKPHKCSQCGKAFSQSSSLFLHHRVHTGEKPYVCQECGRAFGFNSHLTEHTRIHTGEKPYVCGECGRAFSRSSTLVQHRRVHTGEKPYQCSECGKAFSQSSQLTLHQRVHTGEKPYECRACGKAFSRRSTLTQHQHIHTGDNPRQRRKGGPSLMPTGERRGRAFSHGTDLILHWTIHTGEKTLGCSECGKTFSPTPQPTECQRNRHAGEKPYKCQECGKAVSGGSALTQHQVAHVGEKPPLNDGSERYFIQIKKIFQERHF; from the coding sequence ATTCTGATACTGGGACTGAGAAGGAACTGTCCATTCTAAACCAGGAATGTTCTGAAGATGTGAAGAGCCCAGCATTTGTATCAAGAAGATTCTCAAGGGCCAATTCACAGACACCTGTGTTCCAGGATCCTTGGGacctggaggggaagggagaagggagcctGGGAAACACTGCTGGCCAGAGTCTGAAGAAACCCCATCTGCACAAGAGAGTTTTTAGAGAGGAATCTGTCCTGTGTAGGGAGCAGCCTCCAAGAGAGAGTGTCCAGGAGTGTTCTTTAAatgttgatagacatttaaatACAAACCAAAATGTTGTTAGACTTCAAAGGAATAAAACAGGAGAGAGAGTCTTTAAATGTGATATATGCAGCAAAACCTTCAAATATAATTCAGACCTCCGTCGACATCATAGACGCCACACAGGGGAAAAGCCCTATGAGTGCAGTTGGTGTGGGCGAGCCTTCACACACAGCGCGAGCCTCATCCTGCACCGCCGAGTCCACACTGGCAGCAAACCatttaaatgtgaagaatgtgggaaGACTTTTGGGCTCAATTCCTACCTCATTCTGCATcggagaattcacactggagaaagaCCCTTTGGGTGcagtgaatgtgggaaagccttcagtcgAAGCTCCAGCCTCATTCAACATCGTGTCATTCACACAGGACAGaagcctcacaagtgtgaggaaTGTGGCAAGGCCTTTAGCCAGAGCCCCCAGTTAACTCAGCACCAGAGGAtccacactggggagaagccGCACAAGTGCAGTCAGTGTGGCAAGGCCTTCAGCCGGAGCTCCAGCCTCATTCAGcatcagagaattcacactggggagaagccccACAAATGCAGTCAGTGTGGCAAGGCCTTCAGCCAGAGCTCCAGCCTTTTCCTCCATCATAGGgtccacactggagaaaagccctacgtGTGCCAGGAGTGTGGCCGGGCCTTTGGTTTCAATTCTCACCTTACTGAACACACACggattcacactggagagaagccttatgtgTGTGGTGAGTGTGGCAGGGCCTTCAGCCGGAGTTCCACTCTGGTGCAGCATCGCAGAGTGCACACAGGGGAGAAGCCATATCAGTGCTctgagtgtgggaaagccttcagccAGAGCTCCCAACTCACCCTGCACCAGCGTGTTCACACTGGCGAGAAGCCCTATGAGTGCCGGGCCTGTGGGAAGGCCTTTAGCCGGAGGTCAACCCTCACACAGCATCAGCACATTCACACGGGAGATAATCCTCGCCAGCGTAGAAAGGGTGGCCCCAGCCTGATGCCCACTGGAGAGCGACGTGGCAGAGCCTTCAGCCATGGTACAGACCTCATTCTGCACTGGACAATCCACACTGGTGAGAAAACCCTGGGGTGCAGTGAATGTGGGAAGACTTTCAGCCCTACCCCACAACCCACTGAGTGCCAGAGAAACCGCCACGCTGGGGAGAAACCATATAAATGTCAAGAATGTGGAAAGGCTGTCAGCGGGGGTTCAGCCCTTACTCAACATCAGGTAGCTCATGTTGGAGAGAAGCCCCCTCTAAATGATGGttctgaaagatattttattcaaattaaaaagattttccaAGAGAGacatttttaa
- the Znf251 gene encoding zinc finger protein 251 isoform X2 codes for MSTSVFTLKIFLIALQIKGKVFFFFLIHPNNPYLFFLTLFYLFIYFYVVLRIEPRTLHVPDSDTGTEKELSILNQECSEDVKSPAFVSRRFSRANSQTPVFQDPWDLEGKGEGSLGNTAGQSLKKPHLHKRVFREESVLCREQPPRESVQECSLNVDRHLNTNQNVVRLQRNKTGERVFKCDICSKTFKYNSDLRRHHRRHTGEKPYECSWCGRAFTHSASLILHRRVHTGSKPFKCEECGKTFGLNSYLILHRRIHTGERPFGCSECGKAFSRSSSLIQHRVIHTGQKPHKCEECGKAFSQSPQLTQHQRIHTGEKPHKCSQCGKAFSRSSSLIQHQRIHTGEKPHKCSQCGKAFSQSSSLFLHHRVHTGEKPYVCQECGRAFGFNSHLTEHTRIHTGEKPYVCGECGRAFSRSSTLVQHRRVHTGEKPYQCSECGKAFSQSSQLTLHQRVHTGEKPYECRACGKAFSRRSTLTQHQHIHTGDNPRQRRKGGPSLMPTGERRGRAFSHGTDLILHWTIHTGEKTLGCSECGKTFSPTPQPTECQRNRHAGEKPYKCQECGKAVSGGSALTQHQVAHVGEKPPLNDGSERYFIQIKKIFQERHF; via the coding sequence ATTCTGATACTGGGACTGAGAAGGAACTGTCCATTCTAAACCAGGAATGTTCTGAAGATGTGAAGAGCCCAGCATTTGTATCAAGAAGATTCTCAAGGGCCAATTCACAGACACCTGTGTTCCAGGATCCTTGGGacctggaggggaagggagaagggagcctGGGAAACACTGCTGGCCAGAGTCTGAAGAAACCCCATCTGCACAAGAGAGTTTTTAGAGAGGAATCTGTCCTGTGTAGGGAGCAGCCTCCAAGAGAGAGTGTCCAGGAGTGTTCTTTAAatgttgatagacatttaaatACAAACCAAAATGTTGTTAGACTTCAAAGGAATAAAACAGGAGAGAGAGTCTTTAAATGTGATATATGCAGCAAAACCTTCAAATATAATTCAGACCTCCGTCGACATCATAGACGCCACACAGGGGAAAAGCCCTATGAGTGCAGTTGGTGTGGGCGAGCCTTCACACACAGCGCGAGCCTCATCCTGCACCGCCGAGTCCACACTGGCAGCAAACCatttaaatgtgaagaatgtgggaaGACTTTTGGGCTCAATTCCTACCTCATTCTGCATcggagaattcacactggagaaagaCCCTTTGGGTGcagtgaatgtgggaaagccttcagtcgAAGCTCCAGCCTCATTCAACATCGTGTCATTCACACAGGACAGaagcctcacaagtgtgaggaaTGTGGCAAGGCCTTTAGCCAGAGCCCCCAGTTAACTCAGCACCAGAGGAtccacactggggagaagccGCACAAGTGCAGTCAGTGTGGCAAGGCCTTCAGCCGGAGCTCCAGCCTCATTCAGcatcagagaattcacactggggagaagccccACAAATGCAGTCAGTGTGGCAAGGCCTTCAGCCAGAGCTCCAGCCTTTTCCTCCATCATAGGgtccacactggagaaaagccctacgtGTGCCAGGAGTGTGGCCGGGCCTTTGGTTTCAATTCTCACCTTACTGAACACACACggattcacactggagagaagccttatgtgTGTGGTGAGTGTGGCAGGGCCTTCAGCCGGAGTTCCACTCTGGTGCAGCATCGCAGAGTGCACACAGGGGAGAAGCCATATCAGTGCTctgagtgtgggaaagccttcagccAGAGCTCCCAACTCACCCTGCACCAGCGTGTTCACACTGGCGAGAAGCCCTATGAGTGCCGGGCCTGTGGGAAGGCCTTTAGCCGGAGGTCAACCCTCACACAGCATCAGCACATTCACACGGGAGATAATCCTCGCCAGCGTAGAAAGGGTGGCCCCAGCCTGATGCCCACTGGAGAGCGACGTGGCAGAGCCTTCAGCCATGGTACAGACCTCATTCTGCACTGGACAATCCACACTGGTGAGAAAACCCTGGGGTGCAGTGAATGTGGGAAGACTTTCAGCCCTACCCCACAACCCACTGAGTGCCAGAGAAACCGCCACGCTGGGGAGAAACCATATAAATGTCAAGAATGTGGAAAGGCTGTCAGCGGGGGTTCAGCCCTTACTCAACATCAGGTAGCTCATGTTGGAGAGAAGCCCCCTCTAAATGATGGttctgaaagatattttattcaaattaaaaagattttccaAGAGAGacatttttaa